The proteins below are encoded in one region of Casimicrobium huifangae:
- a CDS encoding glutamine--tRNA ligase/YqeY domain fusion protein: MSSVTKGAPIKGAVSASSATPVGKEESRVVSNFIRQIIDADNASGKHGGKVITRFPPEPNGYLHIGHAKSICLNFGLAKDYAGVCHLRFDDTNPVKEDIEYEESIKEMVQWLGFSFKDHLFYASDYFDTLYAFAQHFIERGLAYVDSQSAEEMRVNRGTLTEPGVDSPFRNRSAEESLRLFDEMKRGLHADGTHILRLKIDMASPNINLRDPAIYRIRHTGHHRTGNKWCVYPMYDYTHCISDALERITHSLCTLEFEAHRPLYDWVLERLVESGKLPAPNPQQIEFARLNLSYTVMSKRKLLELVEKGYVDGWDDPRFWTLAGLRRRGFTPASIRLFAERAGVSKAHQWIDMGDLERALRDDLDAVAARGMAVLDPIRVVIENYPEGQFEECSAPVHPHDESRGKRSFKFCREVFIERDDFMENPVKGFFRLVPGGEVRLRHAFIIKCERIEKDAEGNVTTIYASYDPATKSGTGGRNVKGAIHWVGKADGIQAEVRLYDRLFNVENPDAGEGDYKDYLNPHSLKLVRAWLEPSLASARPDQSYQFERNGYFTPDRKLSQPGALVFNRAVTLKDGWKPV; the protein is encoded by the coding sequence ATGAGTTCCGTGACCAAGGGCGCACCGATCAAGGGCGCTGTATCCGCCAGCAGCGCCACGCCAGTCGGCAAAGAAGAATCCAGGGTCGTTTCCAACTTCATTCGACAGATCATTGATGCCGACAATGCGAGCGGAAAACATGGCGGCAAGGTCATCACGCGTTTCCCGCCGGAGCCGAACGGCTACCTGCACATCGGCCACGCCAAATCGATCTGCCTGAACTTCGGCCTCGCCAAGGATTACGCTGGCGTCTGTCACTTGCGCTTCGACGACACCAATCCAGTCAAGGAAGACATTGAGTACGAAGAGTCGATCAAGGAGATGGTCCAGTGGCTGGGCTTCTCGTTCAAGGATCATCTCTTCTACGCCAGCGACTACTTCGACACGCTCTATGCGTTCGCGCAACACTTCATCGAGCGTGGTCTCGCCTATGTCGACAGCCAGTCGGCCGAGGAGATGCGCGTCAATCGCGGCACGTTGACCGAGCCGGGCGTCGATTCGCCGTTCCGCAATCGCAGCGCCGAAGAGAGCCTGCGCCTGTTCGACGAGATGAAGCGCGGACTGCACGCCGACGGCACGCACATCCTGCGCCTCAAGATCGACATGGCCTCGCCGAACATCAACCTGCGCGACCCGGCCATCTATCGCATCCGCCACACCGGGCATCACCGCACCGGCAACAAGTGGTGCGTCTATCCGATGTACGACTATACGCATTGCATCAGCGATGCGCTGGAGCGCATCACGCATTCGCTGTGCACGCTGGAGTTCGAGGCGCACCGTCCACTTTACGACTGGGTGCTTGAGCGCCTCGTCGAGTCCGGCAAGCTGCCAGCACCAAACCCCCAGCAGATCGAGTTCGCGCGACTGAACCTGAGCTACACCGTCATGAGCAAGCGCAAGCTGCTTGAGCTGGTCGAGAAGGGCTATGTCGATGGCTGGGACGACCCGCGCTTCTGGACGCTCGCGGGGCTACGTCGTCGTGGCTTTACGCCCGCCTCAATCCGCCTGTTTGCTGAACGGGCAGGTGTGTCGAAGGCGCACCAGTGGATCGATATGGGCGATCTGGAGCGTGCGCTGCGTGATGACCTGGATGCGGTGGCCGCGCGCGGCATGGCGGTGCTCGATCCGATCCGCGTGGTCATCGAGAACTATCCCGAAGGGCAATTTGAGGAGTGCTCGGCGCCGGTACATCCGCATGACGAATCTCGCGGCAAGCGCAGCTTCAAGTTCTGTCGCGAAGTGTTTATCGAGCGCGACGACTTCATGGAGAACCCGGTCAAGGGCTTCTTCCGGCTGGTGCCAGGCGGCGAGGTGCGCCTGCGCCACGCCTTCATCATCAAATGTGAGCGCATCGAGAAGGACGCAGAGGGCAACGTCACTACGATCTACGCCAGCTACGATCCGGCGACCAAGAGCGGCACGGGCGGCCGAAACGTCAAGGGCGCGATCCACTGGGTCGGCAAGGCCGACGGCATTCAAGCCGAGGTGCGCCTGTATGACCGCCTGTTCAATGTCGAGAATCCCGACGCTGGCGAGGGCGACTACAAGGACTATCTGAACCCGCATTCGCTAAAGCTCGTGCGTGCCTGGCTGGAGCCGTCGCTGGCGAGCGCCAGACCCGACCAGAGCTATCAATTTGAGCGCAACGGTTATTTCACGCCGGACCGCAAGCTGTCACAACCCGGCGCGCTGGTGTTCAACCGCGCCGTGACCTTGAAGGACGGCTGGAAACCTGTCTAG
- a CDS encoding MotA/TolQ/ExbB proton channel family protein gives MWDIIKAAGWPIWPLIFVSIVALALIIERAWTLRRAQIIPAGLVDKVIAEYRKKGLTQELVDLTAGQGPMGQILAAGLANIKSPRPVVKEAVEETGVVVAHGLEKYLNAIGTIAAAAPLMGLLGTIIGMIEIFGSTGSAGVDPTRLANGISVALYNTAMGIIVAVPALMFYRYFRGKVDSLLIEMEQQATRMVDILHGDRAK, from the coding sequence ATGTGGGACATCATCAAGGCGGCGGGCTGGCCAATTTGGCCGCTCATCTTTGTATCCATCGTTGCGCTGGCGCTGATCATTGAGCGGGCCTGGACGCTACGGCGGGCGCAGATCATCCCGGCCGGCCTGGTCGACAAAGTCATCGCCGAGTACCGCAAGAAGGGCCTGACGCAGGAACTGGTTGATCTGACGGCGGGTCAGGGGCCGATGGGTCAGATCCTTGCCGCCGGGCTCGCCAACATCAAGTCACCGCGTCCAGTGGTGAAAGAGGCGGTCGAGGAGACCGGCGTCGTGGTCGCCCACGGGCTCGAAAAGTACCTCAATGCCATCGGCACCATCGCTGCGGCGGCGCCACTGATGGGGCTGCTCGGCACCATCATCGGCATGATTGAAATTTTCGGCAGCACCGGCAGCGCCGGCGTTGATCCGACACGTCTGGCCAATGGCATTTCGGTGGCGCTCTACAACACGGCGATGGGCATCATCGTTGCGGTTCCCGCATTGATGTTCTACCGCTACTTCCGGGGCAAGGTCGATTCGCTGCTGATCGAGATGGAGCAGCAGGCGACACGCATGGTTGACATCCTGCATGGAGACCGCGCCAAGTGA
- a CDS encoding ExbD/TolR family protein — protein sequence MNFRRGRFREEPEINFIPLIDVLLVVLIFLMASTTYSKFTELKISLPEADAEKQVQRPKEINVGVDATGRFALNKQVFTFTTVAALAQALRDAAAGATDPVIIINADAAAKHQDVVHVMEAARLAQYANITFATQSPGK from the coding sequence GTGAACTTTCGCCGCGGCCGCTTTCGCGAAGAACCCGAGATCAACTTCATCCCGCTGATCGACGTCCTGCTGGTCGTGCTTATCTTCCTGATGGCATCGACAACCTACAGCAAGTTCACCGAACTGAAGATTTCGCTGCCGGAAGCAGATGCTGAAAAACAGGTGCAGCGGCCGAAGGAGATCAACGTCGGCGTTGATGCGACCGGTCGTTTCGCGCTCAATAAACAGGTGTTCACCTTTACCACGGTTGCTGCGCTGGCGCAGGCGCTGCGCGACGCTGCCGCTGGTGCTACTGACCCGGTGATCATCATCAATGCCGATGCTGCCGCCAAGCATCAGGATGTCGTCCACGTGATGGAGGCAGCGCGCCTGGCGCAATACGCCAACATCACTTTCGCAACGCAGTCGCCGGGCAAGTAG